Proteins from one Oncorhynchus gorbuscha isolate QuinsamMale2020 ecotype Even-year linkage group LG18, OgorEven_v1.0, whole genome shotgun sequence genomic window:
- the LOC124002546 gene encoding keratin, type II cytoskeletal 8-like, producing the protein MSFSRTSYTSGGGGGMGGGMGGGTTSIRRSFTSQSMIAPGSTRMSSGSVRRSGAGFGGGMGMGGGSGGGFSYSSSSSAGGYGGGLGAGFGGGMGGGYPITAVTTNQSLLAPLNLEIDPNIQVVRTHEKEQIKTLNNRFASFIDKVRFLEQQNKMLETKWSLLQDQTTTRSNIDAMFEAYISNLRRQLDGLGNEKMKLEGELKNMQGLVEDFKNKYEDEINKRASVENEFVLLKKDVDGAYMNKVELEAKVDALQDEINFLRAIYEAELHELQGQIKDTSVVVEMDNSRNLDMDSIVAEVRAQYEDIANRSRAEAETWYKQKYEEMQSSAGQYGEDLRSTKAEIAEINRMISRLQNEIESVKGQRANLEAQIAEAEERGEMAVKDAKLRIKDLEDALQRAKQDMARQVREYQELMNVKLALDIEIATYRKLLEGEESRISSGGASATIHVQQTSGGNYSAGSSGGFGYGGGSGSYGSGSYGGGSFGGSSSFGGGSSFGSGGGATITKSVTSTSSSRRF; encoded by the exons ATGAGCTTCAGCAGGACAAGCTACACcagcggcggcggcggcggcatGGGCGGCGGCATGGGCGGCGGCACCACCAGCATTCGCAGGAGCTTCACCAGCCAGTCTATGATTGCCCCCGGCTCCACCAGGATGAGCAGCGGATCCGTCCGTCGTTCCGGCGCCGGATTCGGCGGTGGCATGGGCATGGGCGGGGGCAGCGGCGGTGGCTTCagctacagcagcagcagcagcgcaggTGGCTACGGTGGCGGGCTCGGCGCTGGATTCGGTGGTGGTATGGGTGGCGGATACCCCATCACAGCTGTCACAACCAACCAGAGCCTGCTGGCCCCCTTGAACCTGGAGATCGACCCCAACATCCAGGTGGTCCGCACCCACGAGAAGGAGCAGATCAAGACCCTCAACAACCGCTTCGCGTCCTTCATCGATAAG GTGCGTTTCCTGGAGCAGCAGAACAAGATGCTGGAGACCAAGTGGAGCCTCCTGCAGGACCAGACCACCACCCGCTCCAACATCGACGCTATGTTTGAGGCCTACATCTCCAACCTGCGCAGACAGCTTGATGGTCTGGGCAACGAGAAGATGAAGCTGGAGGGGGAGCTGAAGAACATGCAGGGCCTGGTTGAGGACTTCAAGAACAA GTATGAAGATGAAATCAACAAACGTGCCTCAGTGGAGAACGAGTTTGTCCTGCTGAAGAAG gaTGTTGATGGTGCCTACATGAACAAGGTGGAGCTGGAGGCCAAGGTTGACGCTCTTCAGGATGAGATCAACTTCCTCAGGGCCATCTACGAAGCG GAGCTGCATGAGCTGCAGGGCCAGATCAAGGACACCTCCGTTGTGGTGGAGATGGACAACAGCCGTAACCTGGACATGGACTCCATCGTGGCTGAAGTGCGCGCTCAGTACGAGGACATCGCCAACCGCAGCAGAGCTGAGGCCGAGACCTGGTACAAGCAGAAG TATGAGGAGATGCAGAGCTCTGCTGGACAGTATGGTGAGGACCTCCGCTCAACCAAGGCTGAGATTGCTGAGATAAACCGCATGATTTCTCGTCTCCAGAATGAGATTGAGTCTGTCAAGGGACAG CGGGCCAACCTTGAAGCTCAGATCGCTGAGGCAGAGGAGCGCGGTGAGATGGCGGTGAAGGACGCCAAGCTCCGCATCAAGGACCTGGAGGATGCCCTCCAGAGAGCCAAGCAGGACATGGCCCGCCAGGTGCGTGAGTACCAGGAGCTGATGAACGTCAAGCTGGCCCTGGACATTGAAATTGCCACCTACAGGAAGCTGCTGGAAGGAGAGGAAAGCAG AATATCCTCCGGTGGTGCGTCTGCAACAATCCATGTGCAGCAGACCTCTGGCGGCA ACTACTCCGCCGGAAGCTCAGGAGGATTCGGCTATGGCGGCGGCAGCGGAAGCTACGGCAGCGGAAGCTACGGCGGCGGCAGCTTTGGCGGCAGCAGCAGCTTTGGTGGCGGCAGCAGCTTTGGCAGCGGCGGAGGTGCCACCATCACTAAGTCTGTGACATCCACCAGCTCCAGCAGACGTTTCTAG